The Dokdonia sp. 4H-3-7-5 genomic interval CCTAATCCTGAGGCTTACGGAGTTGTAAAACTTAATGATAAAGAAGAAATTGTAGAGCTTGTAGAGAAGCCAGAAACATTTGTATCTGACCAAGCTGTTATAGGTATATATTATTTTAAGGATGTAGCCGTTCTTAAAGAGAAGCTTCAAGAAGTGTTAGATGAAAATCTAATGAATGGAGGTGAATACCAGATTAACGATGGTATAAAGAAAATGATGGCCGAAGGGCGTATTTTCAAAACTGGAACCGTTACAGAGTGGATGGATTGTGGTAATAAAGAAGTAGCTATAGATACTAATTCTAAGATGTTACAGTTCTTACACGATGAAAAAGAAGAGCAACTAATTGCAGACTCTGTGGTAAATGAGAACTCAACTATTATTGAACCTTGTTTTATAGGTGAAAACGTAGTTCTTAAAAATTGTACTATAGGTCCGGGTGTTGCGATAGGAGCTGGCACAACTATTGAAGATAGTACTATAAGCCATAGCTTAATCCAGCAAGATAGTGTTATAAAAAACGCACAGTGGACAGAAGCCATGATAGGTAACAAAGTACAGTATAACGGAGAGCACACGCGTGTAAGTCTTGGAGACTACACAGTGATGAAATAATCTAAAGTGATGAATAAAGGAATTTACATACTCATATTAACGGTGTTTTTTACGCTTTCGCGAAAGCGTATGAACGCACAGCAACCGCAAGAGGTAACACCTTTTGCAGATGAGAATGTGGATGACTTAGGTGATGTGTCAGATGCTTTTCAAA includes:
- a CDS encoding sugar phosphate nucleotidyltransferase, whose protein sequence is MKIIVPMAGLGSRLRPHSLTIPKPLIPVAGAPIVHRLVRDIAKILKQPVDEIAFILGDPTFFGDAVIKQLEELAESLGAKASIYRQGAPLGTGHAIMSAEPSLSGPAVIAYADALIRADLELDPEADSVIWTKKVPNPEAYGVVKLNDKEEIVELVEKPETFVSDQAVIGIYYFKDVAVLKEKLQEVLDENLMNGGEYQINDGIKKMMAEGRIFKTGTVTEWMDCGNKEVAIDTNSKMLQFLHDEKEEQLIADSVVNENSTIIEPCFIGENVVLKNCTIGPGVAIGAGTTIEDSTISHSLIQQDSVIKNAQWTEAMIGNKVQYNGEHTRVSLGDYTVMK